The following are encoded in a window of Megachile rotundata isolate GNS110a chromosome 2, iyMegRotu1, whole genome shotgun sequence genomic DNA:
- the LOC143266651 gene encoding uncharacterized protein LOC143266651, with product MDGVMDIREGIEKMDLVRNPGKEEEAETSVELEKTGKRKEEKEKKGQKEEERRSAEKEHALSRNKIRKILNRLLQSERRSRGRGGGRHSGWRRGGRGGINKNYFVINQNR from the exons ATGGACGGAGTCATGGACATACGCGAAGGTATTGAAAAA atGGATCTAGTTCGAAATCCGGGAAAAGAGGAAGAAGCAGAAACGTCGGTAGAATTGGAAAAGACAGGGAAAAGAAAagaggagaaagaaaaaaagggaCAGAAGGAAGAGGAAAGGAGAAGCGCGGAAAAAGAACATGCGCTTTCCAGAAATAAA attaGAAAAATCTTAAATCGACTCCTGCAAAGCGAGCGGCGTAGTCGCGGCCGCGGAGGAGGACGTCACTCCGGGTGGCGGCGTGGCGGCCGCGGCGGCATTAATAAAAACTATTTCGTTATCAACCAAAACAgataa